The following are encoded together in the Candidatus Margulisiibacteriota bacterium genome:
- the rdgB gene encoding RdgB/HAM1 family non-canonical purine NTP pyrophosphatase produces the protein MQIVLATSNKDKVREIGKILDIKGLKIASLSDFPKKIKVSENGRTFKENAVKKARAVEKELGLVSIADDSGLCVNALNKKPGVRSARFVAPPATPKRLCEKLLRVMKGFPEGKRTACFVCAVAIARPGKKIKTIEGKVKGSIICQLKGKRGFGYDPVFVPFGTHKTFAQISTAQKNRISHRGIAFRRTRKYLLSILEKK, from the coding sequence ATGCAGATAGTTCTTGCGACTTCAAATAAGGACAAGGTCAGGGAAATAGGGAAGATCCTGGACATAAAAGGTTTAAAAATAGCCTCTCTTTCGGATTTCCCCAAAAAGATAAAAGTGTCGGAGAACGGAAGGACCTTCAAAGAGAACGCGGTAAAAAAAGCAAGAGCAGTGGAGAAGGAACTCGGGCTTGTTTCTATCGCGGATGACAGCGGGCTCTGTGTTAACGCGCTCAACAAAAAACCGGGGGTAAGGTCTGCCAGGTTCGTTGCTCCTCCCGCCACCCCAAAAAGGTTGTGCGAAAAACTTCTGCGCGTGATGAAAGGGTTCCCCGAAGGTAAAAGGACCGCTTGTTTTGTTTGCGCCGTTGCCATTGCAAGGCCCGGGAAAAAGATCAAGACGATCGAAGGAAAGGTCAAAGGAAGTATTATCTGTCAGTTAAAAGGAAAGCGCGGTTTCGGATATGACCCTGTCTTTGTTCCTTTCGGGACCCATAAAACTTTTGCCCAGATATCAACGGCTCAAAAGAACAGAATATCGCACAGGGGCATCGCTTTTAGAAGAACGCGCA